In a genomic window of Scheffersomyces stipitis CBS 6054 chromosome 4, complete sequence:
- a CDS encoding signalosome complex subunit 2, translating to YYAAKGLKYDDKAAAIRELKSVVDKSEDNEENNEWRFKACKQIMKISVDIQDYDGALQQLSKLIELLPKVSRIYSEESLIKIVMNYSIVGDNSFVTSLYDMITKYTSESSSGSNDRLFLKISLSKLNYFLENGDYAKCPPLIKSINEKLAQVSEAMMKSYVLEAIACEIEYESHMSNVNLLKLNQLYRKSLKITTAVTHPKILGTIRESGGKVSFYRGDYEKARTEFYECFKNYDEAGSSKKKKILKYLTLCSLLTGNEFNPFESQETQTYAQLPEFSNLLLLMQSYDDMDLKGTKQIIEHILISKDELSNDDIFLNAHEKILLNLKSKAIMNLFSAFRTIKFESIRQAVDLSQEDLETHIMKLVNSGKLTHIKIDFVNGYVESTNDEYCENVSKVDLLTSWYKELQKYYNSIASK from the exons TACTATGCTGCTAAGGGATTGAAATATGACGATAAAGCTGCTGCAATACGAGAATTGAAGCTGGTCGTAGATAAATCGGAGGATAATGAAGAGAACAATGAATGGAGATTTAAAGCATGCAAGCAGATCATGAAGATCAGTGTAGATATTCAGGATTACGATGGAGCATTGCAGCAGCTCAGCAAGTTGATTGAACTACTTCCAAAAGTCAGCAGGATTTATTCTGAAGAGTCTTTAATCAAGATAGTCATGAATTACTCCATCGTGGGTGATAATCTGTTTGTGACATCTTTGTATGATATGATAACGAAATATACTCTGGAATCGAGTTCTGGAAGTAATGATagattgttcttgaagatttctcTTAGCAAACTCAactactttcttgaaaatggtgACTATGCTAAATGTCCACCATTAATAAAGTCTATCAATGAGAAACTCGCCCAAGTCTCAGAAGCAATGATGAAGTCATATGTGCTAGAAGCTATTGCTTGTGAGATTGAGTATGAATCGCACATGTCAAATGTCAACCTCCTCAAATTAAACCAATTATACCGAAAGAGTTTGAAGATAACAACAGCTGTAACACATCCAAAGATTCTTGGGACGATACGAGAGAGTGGAGGAAAAGTCTCGTTTTACAGAGGAGACTACGAAAAAGCTAGAACTGAGTTTTATGAATGTTTTAAGAATTATGATGAAGCTGGATCTtccaagaaaaagaaaatactAAAGTATCTAACCTTATGCTCCTTATTGACAGGGAATGAATTCAATCCGTTTGAGTCTCAAGAAACACAAACATATGCACAGCTTCCagaattttccaatttaTTGCTATTAATGCAATCTTACGACGATATGGATTTGAAAGGAACTAAACAGATTATAGAACATATCCTAATATCCAAGGACGAGTTGCTGAACGACgatatcttcttgaatgcCCATGAGAAGATCTTGCTtaatttgaaatcaaaagcTATAATGAACCTCTTCAGCGCCTTCAGAACTATCAAGTTCGAGTCGATAAGGCAAGCTGTAGATTTGAGCCAGGAAGACCTTGAAACACATATAATGAAACTAGTAAATTCTGGAAAACTCACCCATATCAAGATCGATTTCGTCAATGGGTATGTAGAGTCTACGA ACGACGAATACTGTGAAAACGTAAGTAAAGTAGACCTCCTCACCAGTTGGTACAAAGAGCTACAAAAGTACTACAATAGCATCGCCAGTAAATAG
- the RBT12 gene encoding repressed by TUP1 protein 1: MVKLTPIVAATAMAASAQAAYVNSTVTVSEVTVITITSCSDEVCTLTSVPVTQVSTVTVEVIDTSTTTYCPESDTSAAIPPQTDTVSVVETLTTTTCPESDTTPAPAPETPAPEAPAAPETPAAPVETPAAPEAPAAPETPAAPEAPAAPETPAAPEAPAAPETPAAPAAPETPAAPVEVETPAPAAPAEGSTITVNEFLTVYTTIASAPAPPYGNATVPASVPTGIPSNGTLSTFEGAAAGNNVVGNSFLAVVILPLAALLF, encoded by the coding sequence ATGGTTAAGTTAACTCCAATCGTAGCCGCTACCGCCATGGCTGCTTCAGCCCAGGCCGCCTATGTCAACTCCACTGTCACTGTCTCAGAAGTTACTGTCATTACTATCACCTCCTGTAGCGATGAAGTCTGCACCTTAACCTCTGTTCCTGTTACTCAGGTCAGCACTGTCACTGTTGAAGTCATCGACACTTCCACCACCACTTACTGTCCAGAATCTGACACTTCTGCTGCTATTCCACCACAAACCGACACTGTCAGCGTAGTTGAAACTCTTACCACCACTACCTGTCCAGAATCTGACACCACCCCAGCTCCAGCTCCAGAGActccagctccagaagCTCCTGCTGCTCCTGAAACCCCAGCTGCTCCAGTTGAAACCCCAGCTGCTCCTGAAGCTCCTGCCGCTCCTGAAACTCCTGCCGCTCCTGAAGCTCCTGCTGCTCCTGAAACTCCAGCTGCTCCTGAAGCTCCAGCTGCTCCAGAAACTCCTGCTGCTCCAGCTGCTCCAGAAACTCCAGCTGCTccagttgaagttgaaaccCCAGCCCCAGCTGCCCCAGCCGAGGGAAGCACCATCACTGTTAACGAATTCCTTACTGTCTACACCACCATCGCATCTGCTCCAGCTCCACCATACGGAAATGCCACCGTTCCTGCTAGCGTTCCAACTGGTATTCCAAGTAACGGCACCCTTTCCACCTTCGAAGGTGCCGCCGCCGGCAACAACGTTGTTGGAAACTCTTTCCTTGCCGTGGTCATTCTCCCATTGGCTGCCCTTTTGTTCTAG